Proteins encoded together in one Vibrio lentus window:
- a CDS encoding zinc-dependent alcohol dehydrogenase family protein, translated as MTDTKQNTRISQFRFGQPKESLKLEHVTLGTLDKDKVRVRVEATNINPSDLLSIYGVGQYKHSHQPPRVPGFEAVGRVVESSIAEFSVNQRVLVATSGTWQNYVDVSPDDLFQIPQHLESGYACQLYINALTAWVLTTDVAKLSQEDVLIINAGSSAIGKIFSQLSESLGFKIIVVTSQPKRYPTISSWVLDANDNLVSQIKALDLPMPTVAFDAIGGSPGTELIHTLSNKGRFINYGTLSLDFYEPRFFEQAKSQGIDFSTFFLRYWEEAEGKDVRREKFTSMLDHFITNDIQLDVDRYLLFDEVQTAIDIIESKTTRLDGKIILLPI; from the coding sequence ATGACTGACACTAAGCAAAATACCCGAATTAGCCAGTTCCGCTTCGGTCAGCCGAAGGAGTCTCTCAAGCTAGAACATGTCACTTTAGGGACACTAGATAAGGATAAGGTTCGAGTAAGAGTTGAGGCGACCAACATCAATCCTAGTGATCTGTTGTCGATTTATGGTGTTGGGCAGTACAAGCACAGCCACCAGCCACCGAGAGTTCCGGGATTTGAAGCGGTCGGAAGGGTTGTAGAGTCCAGTATTGCTGAGTTTTCAGTAAATCAGCGCGTGCTCGTGGCAACCAGTGGAACATGGCAGAACTATGTCGATGTATCACCAGATGATCTGTTCCAAATTCCTCAGCATCTAGAAAGTGGCTACGCCTGCCAGTTGTACATTAATGCGCTAACCGCGTGGGTTCTGACGACAGACGTGGCTAAGCTAAGCCAAGAAGATGTGTTGATCATCAATGCGGGCAGCTCAGCCATCGGTAAGATATTCTCTCAATTATCAGAATCACTCGGCTTCAAAATCATTGTCGTTACATCACAGCCGAAACGATACCCGACAATTTCAAGTTGGGTGTTAGATGCAAATGATAATTTAGTTTCTCAAATTAAGGCGTTAGACTTGCCTATGCCGACCGTTGCCTTCGATGCGATTGGCGGTTCGCCCGGAACTGAGCTTATCCATACTCTTAGTAACAAAGGGCGCTTTATCAACTATGGCACGCTTTCTCTGGATTTTTACGAGCCACGTTTTTTTGAGCAAGCAAAAAGCCAAGGCATCGATTTCAGTACCTTCTTTTTACGTTATTGGGAAGAGGCTGAAGGCAAAGATGTTCGCCGTGAAAAGTTCACAAGCATGCTAGATCACTTCATCACAAACGACATACAGCTCGACGTTGACCGCTATCTGCTATTCGATGAAGTGCAAACCGCGATTGATATCATTGAATCGAAAACCACGCGATTAGATGGCAAGATCATATTGCTTCCGATTTAG
- a CDS encoding MFS transporter has protein sequence MTKLNTSTGDQTSGKAKWLVLLVLCAAQVGTSGDNAVVGIAASELINGLGASMSDVQLSNAMFSLMTGAFMIAGGLLGLVFGWVRSFRIGICLLIGAEICGAFAPNIETFIFGARVMAGLGASLAIPAVLGIIAGTYNGKDQAIAFGGVAAASGIASAAMPLMAGLLIDSFGLSAAMLAMAVYFSGVLAASFKLKELEITHKPKIDIFGIVLCGIGLVLFIIGALKIPELGLWAPITDVNVFGISPAPLMIALGLVVLSGLYVWEGKFEATYGNCLLPKAIVNNKQVIVGLILGGAFWIGFATPAVVLVPHMQIIGGSGAMAGAIIGVSLGYHWRLVRLSHLLLFHSVLIT, from the coding sequence ATGACAAAATTAAACACCTCTACAGGTGACCAAACTTCTGGCAAAGCCAAGTGGCTGGTATTGCTTGTTCTTTGTGCTGCGCAGGTAGGCACCAGCGGAGACAATGCTGTTGTTGGTATCGCAGCAAGCGAGCTCATAAATGGTCTTGGCGCCAGCATGAGTGATGTTCAGCTTAGTAACGCTATGTTCAGTCTAATGACTGGTGCCTTTATGATTGCGGGTGGCTTACTTGGCTTAGTCTTTGGCTGGGTAAGATCTTTCCGTATCGGTATCTGTCTTCTTATTGGCGCTGAAATTTGTGGCGCTTTTGCTCCGAACATTGAAACATTCATATTTGGTGCTAGGGTCATGGCTGGTCTCGGTGCCAGTCTCGCTATTCCGGCGGTACTCGGTATTATCGCTGGTACTTATAACGGGAAAGATCAAGCTATAGCCTTTGGTGGCGTAGCCGCTGCAAGTGGTATCGCTTCAGCTGCAATGCCTTTAATGGCTGGCCTTTTAATTGATTCGTTTGGCTTAAGTGCTGCAATGCTTGCTATGGCAGTCTATTTTTCTGGTGTCCTAGCGGCTTCGTTTAAACTCAAAGAGCTTGAAATTACTCATAAACCGAAAATCGACATCTTCGGTATCGTTCTATGTGGTATCGGCTTAGTTCTCTTTATCATTGGGGCACTTAAGATTCCTGAGCTAGGGCTTTGGGCTCCAATTACTGACGTCAATGTCTTTGGTATCAGCCCTGCACCGTTGATGATTGCCCTTGGTTTAGTTGTTCTATCTGGTCTATACGTCTGGGAAGGTAAGTTTGAAGCTACCTACGGTAATTGTTTGTTGCCTAAAGCTATCGTAAATAATAAGCAAGTGATTGTTGGCCTGATTCTAGGTGGCGCTTTCTGGATCGGTTTTGCAACTCCGGCTGTAGTGTTAGTCCCTCATATGCAAATCATTGGTGGCTCAGGTGCAATGGCTGGTGCCATCATTGGGGTATCATTGGGGTATCATTGGCGATTGGTACGGTTATCACATCTATTATTGTTCCACAGCGTCTTAATCACCTGA
- a CDS encoding linear amide C-N hydrolase, with protein MCTTFQVRTEDQKYFHVMNMELFTAAGSRMLVAPRGHQYNSEGPEGLKPMSWVGKYGVVGNSLGPTERFHGAMNEKGLSVTGLYLPDFTEYMTVSEQDNGNFITYVHLIDFVSSQFEYVEEVKAALAKIKVCDQKIPEFGNVSQPIHFAVYDKLGYCLVIEFVGGEMKLYDNPYGTLANAPTFDWHLANLRNYTNISNTGYLTTEFRKGETILPLGAGSGTLGLPGDDTAAGRFVRAAFYSNQVTPKNWNEGMVEAIQLSNKATVTSGSIKYNGKGFGIDADVSNVCAWRHIASNSTGVFFQSHYGTNSWLKFDTKEIDFDTPGIRSMTYLDTTLEFKDLSNEI; from the coding sequence ATGTGCACTACATTTCAAGTAAGAACTGAAGATCAGAAATATTTTCACGTTATGAATATGGAACTATTTACAGCGGCAGGCTCTAGAATGCTTGTCGCCCCAAGAGGTCATCAATATAACTCGGAAGGACCTGAAGGCTTAAAGCCAATGAGTTGGGTTGGCAAATATGGCGTTGTAGGTAACTCACTCGGTCCAACCGAGCGCTTTCATGGCGCAATGAATGAAAAAGGCTTATCTGTTACTGGTTTGTACCTACCGGACTTTACTGAGTACATGACCGTGTCTGAACAAGATAATGGAAACTTTATTACCTACGTTCATCTTATTGATTTTGTTTCTTCGCAATTTGAATATGTTGAAGAAGTCAAAGCTGCACTTGCCAAAATTAAAGTCTGTGACCAAAAAATCCCGGAATTTGGTAATGTTTCCCAACCTATTCACTTCGCAGTTTATGACAAACTGGGATATTGCCTCGTGATTGAGTTTGTCGGTGGCGAAATGAAGCTATATGACAACCCATACGGTACTTTAGCCAATGCTCCAACGTTCGACTGGCATCTGGCCAATCTTCGTAACTATACCAATATCAGCAATACTGGGTATTTAACCACTGAGTTTAGAAAGGGTGAAACAATTCTACCTCTAGGGGCTGGAAGCGGTACATTAGGTCTACCTGGAGATGACACCGCGGCAGGTCGTTTTGTTCGCGCTGCATTTTACTCAAACCAAGTAACACCAAAAAATTGGAATGAAGGCATGGTTGAAGCCATCCAGTTATCCAATAAAGCAACCGTAACGAGTGGCTCTATCAAATACAACGGTAAAGGGTTTGGTATTGATGCTGACGTTTCCAATGTCTGTGCTTGGCGCCATATCGCTTCTAACTCAACGGGTGTCTTTTTCCAAAGCCATTATGGAACAAACTCTTGGCTGAAGTTCGATACAAAAGAGATCGATTTTGATACTCCTGGTATCCGTTCTATGACTTATTTAGATACCACTCTCGAGTTTAAAGACTTGAGTAACGAAATCTAA
- a CDS encoding LysR family transcriptional regulator, with the protein MMNDKLIRSCMSNDIGLLIPLYILLQECHVTNAANRLNISQSSMSQYLAKIRKSFQDKILVRSGNEMVLTPAAEKILPELEIMFSAMNNIYHIKDFTPGEIKRKFIVAASEMNGYLGKRFVTWTSSHINQYEVELVPRTHHVFEELSSGQVDFVLGNLSSVPQDFHVRKLRGIRYKLYDSTANPIIKKHDNDMTVLAQKNFIALSGIGQAEKLAESLFTSLDLKRNVAFRALTLDQVKDGIIDHDLLGFLPEIYDTHDGIYSVDDSLSFMVDICLYWHPRMQNDPEHSWMREEIYKIAKLD; encoded by the coding sequence ATGATGAATGACAAATTAATACGTTCTTGTATGTCTAATGATATTGGATTGTTAATTCCATTGTATATTTTATTACAAGAATGCCATGTTACGAATGCAGCAAATCGTCTCAATATTAGCCAATCTAGTATGAGTCAATATCTAGCAAAGATACGTAAATCTTTTCAAGATAAGATATTAGTTAGAAGTGGCAATGAAATGGTATTAACACCAGCAGCCGAGAAAATCTTACCTGAGTTAGAAATCATGTTTTCAGCAATGAACAACATTTATCATATTAAAGATTTCACTCCGGGAGAGATAAAACGAAAGTTTATTGTCGCAGCCAGTGAGATGAATGGTTACCTAGGGAAACGTTTTGTCACGTGGACAAGCTCGCATATCAATCAATACGAAGTTGAACTGGTACCAAGAACTCATCATGTGTTTGAAGAGCTTTCTAGTGGGCAAGTTGACTTTGTGCTCGGGAACCTTTCAAGCGTCCCTCAAGATTTTCACGTACGTAAACTTCGTGGGATTCGTTATAAGCTGTACGATAGCACGGCAAACCCTATCATAAAAAAACACGATAACGATATGACAGTGTTGGCACAAAAAAACTTCATTGCGTTGTCGGGAATAGGCCAAGCAGAAAAGTTAGCGGAAAGCCTCTTTACGTCTTTAGACCTTAAACGAAATGTCGCGTTTAGAGCTCTAACTTTAGATCAAGTTAAAGACGGTATTATTGATCATGATTTACTTGGTTTTTTACCTGAAATCTATGATACGCATGATGGCATATACAGTGTGGATGATAGCTTATCATTCATGGTTGATATTTGCTTATATTGGCACCCAAGAATGCAAAATGATCCCGAACATAGCTGGATGAGAGAAGAGATATATAAGATAGCTAAGCTTGATTAG
- a CDS encoding DUF3302 domain-containing protein: MNLTLDYLSLGILILVLLILVYGLVVIHDIPYEIAVKRNHPHQDAIHVAGWVSLFFLHVMWPLLWVWAMLSEPLRATNTEQSKLDELEKRIDALQAKTEGEQ, encoded by the coding sequence ATGAACCTTACTTTAGATTACTTATCTTTGGGTATTTTGATCCTCGTACTACTGATCTTAGTGTACGGACTCGTTGTTATTCACGATATTCCTTATGAAATTGCTGTAAAACGCAATCACCCCCATCAAGATGCCATCCACGTAGCGGGCTGGGTCAGCCTCTTTTTCTTACATGTAATGTGGCCACTACTTTGGGTGTGGGCCATGTTGAGTGAGCCTTTGAGAGCAACGAATACCGAACAATCAAAGCTCGATGAGCTGGAAAAACGTATCGATGCGCTGCAAGCAAAAACCGAGGGAGAGCAGTAA
- a CDS encoding HlyD family secretion protein: METLIILSYIALCVIVFRVLKLPKNKWTITTATVIGAFLVGWIFLYMAMYQPVARVAGVYSVTTPITSEVSGEVTDVFVQGNVALKKGTPLYQIDPTPFQASVDRATAEVTATKAAIDELLLSKQNIRESIKKTQAQLVFNEKELSRFIELAKSDFASQTKVDKFTDSIAELKAVQAQNHIQLNVADSKIAQQLAAKKVHLAELDKAQFDLNKTLVVAPTDGYVTQVALRPGMKSRVVPFQGNLTFVHDESKTIVAAFKQNPARYIKPGYEAEVTFKTIPGHAYRAKVVDVLDIFKQGAVTPSGNLNDPLQRVGGRVLVKVELIQPELLNGQPIPAGTDAHVAVYSPKWEMFSIVRKVILRMQSWQNWVFEG, from the coding sequence ATGGAAACCTTGATAATTTTAAGCTATATCGCACTGTGTGTGATTGTATTCCGTGTATTAAAGCTGCCTAAAAACAAATGGACAATTACAACCGCGACTGTCATCGGAGCCTTCTTGGTAGGTTGGATATTCTTATACATGGCGATGTATCAGCCAGTAGCAAGAGTCGCTGGCGTATATAGTGTTACTACCCCAATCACATCCGAAGTTTCGGGTGAAGTCACCGATGTTTTTGTGCAAGGTAATGTTGCTTTGAAGAAAGGTACCCCTTTGTACCAAATAGATCCGACACCATTCCAAGCAAGTGTAGACAGAGCCACAGCGGAAGTAACCGCGACGAAAGCCGCCATTGATGAACTGCTTCTATCAAAGCAAAACATCCGCGAATCAATCAAAAAAACACAAGCTCAACTTGTCTTCAATGAAAAAGAATTGAGCCGTTTTATCGAGCTGGCAAAAAGTGATTTTGCCTCTCAAACAAAAGTAGACAAATTTACCGACTCCATTGCAGAACTCAAAGCAGTTCAGGCACAAAACCATATTCAACTTAACGTGGCGGATTCGAAGATTGCACAACAATTGGCCGCAAAAAAAGTTCACCTTGCCGAGCTCGATAAAGCTCAGTTCGACCTCAATAAAACATTGGTTGTTGCGCCGACAGATGGCTATGTCACACAGGTAGCGTTGCGCCCAGGCATGAAAAGCCGTGTCGTTCCTTTCCAAGGGAACCTAACGTTTGTGCATGACGAATCTAAAACCATTGTCGCAGCATTCAAACAAAACCCAGCGCGTTATATCAAACCCGGCTACGAAGCAGAAGTGACCTTCAAAACGATTCCCGGCCACGCTTACCGAGCAAAAGTCGTGGATGTATTAGACATCTTCAAACAAGGTGCCGTCACACCTTCGGGTAATCTAAATGATCCTCTTCAGAGAGTCGGTGGTCGCGTCTTAGTGAAAGTTGAGCTTATTCAACCAGAGCTATTGAATGGTCAACCTATCCCTGCAGGAACAGATGCGCATGTCGCCGTGTATTCACCGAAATGGGAAATGTTCTCTATCGTGCGTAAAGTGATTCTACGTATGCAAAGCTGGCAAAACTGGGTTTTTGAAGGTTAG
- a CDS encoding phytanoyl-CoA dioxygenase family protein — MVENSQQLSDRYDEHGYFVIRNYFDEAQIASLRKVVLKFHESWKADNEEFYQEEAFNSSLITGSEYLSADDRTVLFDFISSKKVMEVVDAVIPNKPAFMNTQLFFNPVNPQQKDFWHRDCQYDYDIDDQMKVIMETQVLHLRVPLFDEPGMELIPGTHKRWDNEEEYNVRQEENGKVSSDDISGGKQIPLEAGDLLVFSADMIHRGRYGLDRLALDILIFDSAADYVDYVDDDCLPTPPMLNKITDPRLFMNTLYLKSMQCS; from the coding sequence GTGGTAGAAAACAGCCAACAATTAAGTGACCGTTACGACGAACATGGTTACTTTGTTATCAGAAATTATTTCGATGAAGCTCAAATTGCATCGCTTAGAAAAGTCGTGCTGAAATTCCATGAATCATGGAAAGCAGACAACGAAGAGTTCTATCAAGAAGAGGCATTTAACTCATCTTTGATTACCGGAAGCGAGTATCTATCCGCCGACGATAGAACCGTACTGTTTGACTTCATCAGCTCAAAAAAAGTAATGGAAGTGGTCGATGCGGTAATACCGAACAAACCTGCCTTCATGAACACGCAGCTGTTTTTCAACCCTGTGAACCCGCAACAAAAAGACTTCTGGCATCGCGACTGTCAATACGACTACGACATTGATGACCAGATGAAAGTCATCATGGAAACTCAAGTATTGCACCTCCGTGTACCACTATTTGATGAACCCGGGATGGAGCTTATCCCCGGAACACACAAACGCTGGGACAATGAAGAAGAATACAACGTTCGCCAAGAAGAAAATGGTAAAGTGAGCAGCGATGATATCTCTGGTGGCAAGCAGATACCGTTAGAAGCGGGCGACTTATTGGTGTTTTCAGCGGATATGATCCATCGAGGTAGATACGGATTGGATCGTTTGGCCTTGGATATTTTGATCTTTGATTCTGCGGCCGATTATGTCGACTACGTCGATGACGATTGCTTACCAACTCCACCAATGTTGAACAAGATTACCGATCCTAGACTGTTTATGAACACGCTATACTTAAAGTCGATGCAGTGCTCATAA